A genomic segment from Thermodesulfobacteriota bacterium encodes:
- a CDS encoding PIN domain-containing protein — MKVFADTSGLFASIVRNDRMHGDAKPLFSLLLETGAEIHTTSYVLLETLALLQARAGIGAAQAFEHAIRPLLRVTWVDESLHSRAFLRLERIGLRSVSLVDCAGFEVMEAVGIRAAFAYDPHFEEQGFLLLQTVEDVG; from the coding sequence GCGCAACGACCGAATGCACGGGGATGCCAAGCCCCTCTTCTCGCTTCTCCTCGAAACCGGAGCCGAGATCCATACCACGAGCTACGTGCTCCTGGAGACGCTGGCGCTACTGCAGGCGCGGGCCGGTATCGGCGCCGCCCAAGCGTTCGAACATGCGATCCGGCCTCTGCTTCGGGTGACCTGGGTGGACGAGTCTCTCCACAGCCGCGCGTTTCTGCGGTTGGAGCGGATCGGCCTTCGTTCGGTAAGCCTCGTGGACTGCGCCGGCTTCGAGGTCATGGAGGCGGTGGGCATCCGGGCGGCCTTTGCCTATGATCCCCATTTCGAGGAGCAGGGATTCCTCCTCCTGCAAACGGTCGAGGACGTAGGGTAG